A region from the Nitrospira sp. genome encodes:
- a CDS encoding DUF4238 domain-containing protein codes for MFIEGDYSLSFSNISHLEMFRELQGFANLFHAQDWLVYISRSNEKFTTSDNLITVVLPKKTRFYGPTFIERTHYFPLTPEIFIVCRFPDKRSGKKLWRKTLFSGNDSEIVGLNLITSNQVIQSAYAKERKSLEDLLATAMSPERIQTSTKGG; via the coding sequence TATGTTCATAGAGGGCGATTACTCTCTGAGCTTCAGTAATATCTCGCATCTGGAGATGTTCCGCGAGTTGCAAGGATTTGCAAATTTGTTTCACGCACAGGACTGGCTTGTATACATTTCAAGATCAAATGAGAAGTTTACGACCTCAGATAACCTCATCACCGTCGTTCTTCCTAAAAAGACTAGGTTTTACGGGCCCACCTTTATCGAGAGGACACATTATTTTCCTCTAACTCCTGAGATCTTTATCGTGTGTCGTTTTCCAGACAAGAGAAGTGGAAAGAAACTATGGAGGAAAACCCTATTCAGCGGAAATGATTCTGAAATCGTCGGACTAAACCTGATTACCTCGAATCAAGTTATCCAATCCGCATATGCCAAGGAAAGGAAAAGCTTGGAGGATTTGCTGGCGACAGCAATGAGCCCAGAGCGAATACAGACCTCCACAAAAGGCGGTTAG